TGGCTAAGGCCGAGAAGCACACCGCCCGAAATCGTTGATCCAGAGCGGGAAAAGCCTGGCCACAACGAAAAACATTGAATAAGCCCAATGAAAAAAGCCTGCTGATAAGTGATCTCATCGACGCGTTGTGTCATCGTCTTTGGAGCGAAGCGATCGGCTGCAATCATTAAAAATGCGCCAAGGATTAGGCCGAAAATAACCGTTCGAGTGGAGAATAAATGCGTATCAATTAAATCCTCAAACAAGACACCTAATGCACCTGCTGGTAACAACCCAATAAAAACATGCGTCAGCCTTAACCGTCTCTTCTGCCCATTTTCAGCTCTTCCTGGCTTTTTAAGATGCAGCAAATTCAATAACCGCGGCCAAAACACGATGACGACAGCCAAAATGGAGCCAAGCTGAATGACGACTTTAAATGTATTCGCCACAGGTGCTGTTAAAAAAACGTTCGATTGTAACCATAGATCATCGACAATAATCATATGTCCTGTTGATGACACAGGCGCAAACTCCGTTAACCCTTCGACGATCCCTAAAATGATTGCCTTAAAAAACATGATGACGTCCATCGATCCATTCCTTTCTTGATCTCATTGTTTCGTTTCTTTAACATATGACAAGCCTCCCAAATTTCATGTTTAAGAATGTTTAAACACTCGAGCCGATGGATAAAGATTGATTTTGCAACTTAGAAATGAAACTAAATCATGCGCCCTTTCACCTATTCACAGTAAACTTTTGACAATGAGCAGGATTTGTTACATAAAAACAGAATGACAATACAAAATAACCATCTTTTGGTTGAACCATAACCTTTCTTTAAGATGTTTGTTTCAACCAATATGGACAAAGGAGCTTTCCATGAAATCGCGAAAAAAATGGAGATTGAATTCTATGTTCCTTGCCGTCTTCTTAATCCTTTCCACCCTTAGCCCTGTACCTTCAGCGTTTGCTTCTTCTGAGGGTAAAAACAACCAAGCCTTGCCAAACCATGATAAACAGACAAGCAAAGCATCTACGATCGATGTCACCTCTTTAAATGATGCACCGAATCACTTATCCCCTTTTCTAATTACCGAATTGGTTCCCGACACGACGAATATCGATGGAGCAGATGGCTTTGAATTTATTGAAGTGTATAACGCAAGTGACGAAGACCGCTCCTTTGCTAACTACCGCTTACAGTATCGTTATCCTGATAAAGGGCCGGAAAGCGATTTATTCTGGGATGCTGTAGAAAAAAACATCATCATTCCAGCCAGAGAAGCAGTCGTTTTCTGGATTAAAAACGGGAAAAACGATCATGCAACAGCCGCCGATTTTAATGACAATTTTGGAACGTCTCTTGAAGCAGGTAAACAATTATTCACTATACAAAAAGGTGGCATGGCTAACGGAGGTGCCCGCGGTCTCATCATCGCCACAAAAACGGGCATTGAGGTGAATCGAGCCTTTTATAACGATACCCAGCCTGATGACACACGCCCCGACTTAGGGATTCACTATGCCTATCCACTACAGGGTATCGATCAACGAAAAATATCTGCAGCATCCCACCCCGCAACACCTGGATCGGTTACGGAGGAACA
This genomic window from Litoribacterium kuwaitense contains:
- a CDS encoding undecaprenyl-diphosphate phosphatase translates to MDVIMFFKAIILGIVEGLTEFAPVSSTGHMIIVDDLWLQSNVFLTAPVANTFKVVIQLGSILAVVIVFWPRLLNLLHLKKPGRAENGQKRRLRLTHVFIGLLPAGALGVLFEDLIDTHLFSTRTVIFGLILGAFLMIAADRFAPKTMTQRVDEITYQQAFFIGLIQCFSLWPGFSRSGSTISGGVLLGLSHRAAADFTFIMAVPIMAGASVLSLIKNWQYFTLDVWPFFLSGFIASFVVALLTIHFFLKLIDRIKLVPFALYRIGLALVITLVIYF